From the genome of Populus alba chromosome 10, ASM523922v2, whole genome shotgun sequence, one region includes:
- the LOC118047551 gene encoding uncharacterized protein, which produces MFPSSSSFNPFQYENPTMIASTLADPENPSSIEDYSPTSFLQHFPDLFLDDDDLLVGELLSQQQQQQQQQPGVFGSNTHDLAVETQEINPVASNDESTRKFNNSKMKGNVNTSKQPIRQRRTGKKDRHSKIHTAQGPRDRRMRLSLQIARKFFDLQDMLGFDKASKTIEWLFTKSKAAIKELTDTVPKVRKCSSTSAGKSVSSTSESEVVSGIKLTPDINGDRRVMEAKSDSLVSKHKEKRSKKVHKPVFNPVDRESREKARARARDRTREKMKNKGINKSSQSSQANPDNLEKFGYSSTLEYGENLASGRQEINSSVKVVDEEEESNNHHHLLPHQMDNVSIIDKFFGITNSPRSSSIFGFSESVEVPSGATLKDEFSGFPLKWDVTNGRVQYKYNALPNMKLPSGNVQAQNPNANFMTTPHALEQNLSTMIMTTLNAHVEESPNSAFMNMPNPNEQNPISILKTTTTIDNGNQFSSSHIFARDYDRLY; this is translated from the coding sequence ATGTTTCCTTCAAGTAGCAGTTTCAATCCCTTTCAATACGAAAACCCTACCATGATAGCAAGCACTTTAGCTGACCCAGAAAACCCTAGCTCAATAGAAGACTATTCTCCAACGTCGTTCTTGCAGCACTTCCCTGATCTCTTTCTCGATGATGATGATTTGCTGGTAGGTGAGCTCTTAtcacaacaacagcagcagcagcagcagcagccggGAGTTTTTGGATCTAATACTCATGATTTGGCAGTTGAGACTCAGGAGATTAACCCAGTGGCTTCAAACGATGAAAGTACAAGAAAGTTCAATAATAGCAAGATGAAAGGTAATGTTAATACTTCAAAGCAGCCAATTCGTCAACGGCGAACAGGGAAGAAGGACAGGCATAGTAAGATCCATACTGCTCAAGGGCCGAGAGACCGAAGGATGAGGTTATCACTTCAAATTGCCAGAAAGTTCTTTGATCTCCAAGACATGCTCGGCTTCGATAAAGCAAGCAAAACTATCGAGTGGCTCTTTACAAAATCGAAGGCCGCGATCAAGGAGCTCACAGATACTGTGCCAAAAGTGAGAAAATGCAGTAGTACTAGTGCTGGCAAGAGTGTTTCTTCCACTTCTGAGAGTGAAGTTGTATCAGGTATCAAGCTGACACCTGACATTAATGGAGACAGGAGAGTGATGGAGGCAAAGAGTGACTCATTAGTGAGCAAACATAAAGAGAAAAGGAGCAAAAAAGTGCATAAACCAGTTTTTAATCCTGTTGATAGAGAATCTAGggagaaagcaagagcaaggGCAAGGGATCGaacaagagagaaaatgaagaaCAAAGGCATAAACAAGTCAAGTCAGTCTTCTCAAGCAAACCCTGACAATTTGGAAAAGTTTGGGTACTCTAGTACCCTCGAATATGGTGAAAATTTGGCTTCTGGACGCCAAGAAATTAATTCTTCTGTGAAGGtagttgatgaagaagaagaatccaACAATCATCATCACTTGCTGCCACATCAAATGGATAATGTCAGCATCATTGACAAATTTTTTGGGATCACAAATTCACCAAGATCATCTTCGATTTTCGGTTTTTCTGAGAGTGTTGAGGTTCCAAGTGGGGCTACTTTGAAGGATGAGTTTTCAGGGTTTCCTCTGAAGTGGGACGTGACAAATGGTAGAGTCCAGTATAAATATAATGCACTGCCAAACATGAAGCTACCATCAGGTAATGTTCAAGCACAAAACCCTAATGCAAATTTCATGACCACCCCGCATGCCCTAGAACAAAACTTAAGTACAATGATCATGACAACATTAAACGCCCATGTTGAAGAAAGCCCTAATTCAGCTTTCATGAACATGCCAAATCCCAATGAGCAAAATCCCATTTCAATTCTCAAGACCACCACCACAATTGACAATGGAAACCAATTCTCCTCCAGTCACATTTTTGCCAGAGACTATGATCGCTTATATTGA
- the LOC118047543 gene encoding uncharacterized protein: MSSLAAARADNFYYPPEWSPKKGGLNKFHGQHALRERARKLDQGILIIRFEMPFNIWCGGCNSMIAKGVRFNAEKKQVGNYYSTKIWSFTMKSACCKHEIVIQTDPKNCEYVIISGAQRKNEEFDIEDAETFALPADEERGKLADPFYRLEHQEEDLQKKKEAEPILVRLQRVSDARHLDDYSLNKALRAQMRSQKKRVAEEEATSKKMGLGIRLLPTTEEDAASAAHVKFSSKFDKNRKDKRALISADSIFSRSSGSSMSNKKRLELESKRRKISASAASNLLTGGFKPSSWSLGTVSGSRHKQNSMNARLF; encoded by the exons ATG TCTTCGCTTGCGGCAGCTAGAGCCGATAATTTTTACTACCCGCCGGAATGGTCCCCGAAGAAG GGTGGGTTGAACAAATTTCATGGGCAGCATGctttgagagagagagcaagaaagTTGGACCAGGGTATTTTGATTATAAG GTTTGAAATGCCCTTCAATATATGGTGTGGTGGTTGCAATTCTATGATTGCAAAGGGTGTTCGGTTCAATGCAGAGAAAAAGCAAGTGGGAAATTATTATTCTACAAAG ATATGGAGCTTTACCATGAAATCTGCATGCTGCAAACATGAAATTGTTATCCAGACAGATCCAAAAAATTGTGAGTATGTGATTATTAGCGGGGCTCAACGGAAAAACGAGGAGTTTGATATTGAGGATGCAGAAACATTTGCTCTCCCTGCTGATGAAG AGAGGGGCAAGCTTGCTGATCCATTTTACCGTCTTGAACATCAGGAAGAGGATTtgcagaagaagaaagaagctgAGCCCATTCTAGTTCGCCTTCAGCGAGTATCAGATGCCAGGCATTTAGATGACTATTCCCTCAACAAGGCTCTTCGTGCCCAAATGAGGAGTCAAAAGAAAAGAGTTGCTGAAGAAGAGGCCACTTCCAAGAAAATGGGTCTTGGCATACGCTTGCTTCCGACCACTGAAGAAGATGCTGCCTCTGCAGCTCATGTGAAGTTCTCTTCCAAGTTCGACAAAAATAGGAAGGATAAGCGAGCATTGATCAGTGctgattcaattttttctagGTCATCTGGTTCTTCCATGTCCAACAAGAAACGTTTGGAGCTAGAATCCAAGAGAAGGAAAATCAGTGCCTCTGCAGCCTCTAATTTGCTAACGGGGGGATTCAAGCCATCATCGTGGTCACTGGGTACTGTTTCTGGCAGCAGGCATAAGCAAAATTCCATGAATGCCAGACTATTTTAG